Proteins encoded in a region of the Phoenix dactylifera cultivar Barhee BC4 chromosome 3, palm_55x_up_171113_PBpolish2nd_filt_p, whole genome shotgun sequence genome:
- the LOC113461331 gene encoding phosphatidylinositol 4-phosphate 5-kinase 6-like encodes MFKDIQRIKAWESTVRRTHQKHQPSARRRSLVLPPVSASPTAADVDDADDLDDPTLHHAERLLPNGDFYTGQWHNNLPHGTGKYLWTDGCMYEGEWRHGKTMGKGKFSWPSGATYEGEFKSGFMDGFGTYTGSLGDTYRGSWSMNLKHGQGKKSYANGDYYDGEWRSGLQDGHGRYTWKNGNEYVGEWRAGVIHGRGTLVWVNGNRYDGGWEDGFPKGNGSFRWADGSLYVGYWSEENDGIQQKGVYYPSPAATSPTARDPHAAFAADLGDCKVCPGETVSILPSQKTPNWLGMEENFLQKQAVWRQSKSNDGRPRRRASADTAGTGETPKRTNGHNNSIIGAAGSWEADGDYNCDAEEGSVARGRGASSDGANDFMGGLSLEETESTGTGRWLPIKWPPPEVKKQGETISKGHKNYDLMLNLQLGIRHAVGRPAQPTSLDLKASAFDPKEKVWTRFPPEGTKQTPPHQSCDFKWKDYCPLVFRTLRKLFKVDPGDYMISICGNDALRELSSPGKSGSFFYLTNDDKYMIKTMKKSEVKVLLRMLPAYYNHVRAFESTLVTKFFGLHCVKLTGATQRKVRFVIMGNLFCTEYAIHRRFDLKGSSHGRTTDKPEEEIDANTTLKDLDLNFIFRLQKSWFQDFHRQVDRDLELLEQERIMDYSLLVGVHFREVSQDMLPTEGSGDNDNTSEATPRLSRADMDQFLCDPTRWATIKLGVNMPARVERIVRTDVESLLIGEPTGEFYDVILFFGIIDILQDYDISKKLEHAYKSIQYDPTSISAVDPKQYAKRFRDFIFRVFTDDT; translated from the exons ATGTTCAAAGACATCCAACGCATCAAGGCGTGGGAGTCCACCGTCCGGAGGACGCACCAGAAGCATCAGCCGTCGGCGCGGCGGCGCAGCCTCGTCCTCCCCCCCGTGTCGGCCTCCCCCACCGCCGCCGACGTCGACGACGCCGATGATCTCGATGACCCCACCCTCCACCACGCCGAGCGCCTCCTCCCCAACGGGGACTTCTACACCGGCCAGTGGCACAACAACCTCCCCCACGGCACCGGCAAGTACCTATGGACGGACGGCTGCATGTACGAAGGCGAATGGCGCCACGGCAAGACCATGGGGAAAGGCAAGTTCAGCTGGCCCTCCGGCGCCACCTACGAAGGCGAGTTCAAGTCCGGCTTCATGGATGGCTTCGGCACCTACACCGGCTCCCTTGGGGACACCTACCGCGGCTCCTGGTCCATGAATCTCAAGCACGGCCAGGGCAAGAAGTCCTACGCCAACGGCGACTACTACGACGGCGAGTGGCGCTCCGGCCTCCAGGACGGCCACGGTCGCTATACTTGGAAGAATGGCAACGAGTACGTCGGCGAGTGGCGCGCCGGCGTCATCCACGGCCGCGGCACCCTCGTCTGGGTCAACGGCAACCGCTACGACGGCGGGTGGGAGGACGGCTTCCCGAAAGGCAACGGAAGCTTCCGCTGGGCCGACGGCAGCCTCTACGTTGGGTACTGGAGTGAGGAGAACGACGGCATCCAGCAGAAGGGCGTTTACTACCCGTCGCCCGCCGCCACTTCGCCGACGGCTCGGGATCCTCATGCTGCGTTTGCGGCCGACCTCGGCGATTGCAAGGTTTGCCCGGGCGAGACGGTGTCGATTCTCCCGTCGCAGAAGACGCCGAACTGGTTGGGAATGGAGGAGAATTTCCTACAGAAGCAGGCCGTATGGAGGCAGTCCAAGTCGAACGACGGCCGGCCGAGAAGGCGGGCGTCGGCCGACACGGCCGGGACCGGTGAGACGCCCAAGAGGACTAATGGGCACAACAATAGCATCATCGGCGCTGCCGGCAGTTGGGAGGCGGATGGGGATTATAATTGTGATGCAGAGGAAGGTAGTGTGGCCAGGGGGAGAGGGGCGTCCAGCGACGGGGCTAATGACTTCATGGGAGGGCTTAGCCTGGAGGAAACGGAGTCGACGGGAACGGGGAGGTGGTTGCCAATAAAGTGGCCGCCACCGGAGGTGAAGAAGCAGGGGGAGACTATCTCCAAGGGGCACAAGAATTATGACCTCATGCTCAATCTCCAGCTTGGGATCAG ACATGCAGTAGGAAGGCCAGCTCAACCTACATCACTTGATCTGAAAGCATCAGCCTTTGACCCAAAGGAAAAGGTATGGACAAGATTTCCTCCTGAAGGAACAAAACAGACTCCTCCGCACCAGTCTTGTGATTTTAAGTGGAAGGATTACTGCCCATTGGTTTTCAG GACGCTGCGCAAACTTTTTAAGGTTGATCCGGGTGATTATATGATCTCTATCTGCGGAAATGATGCCCTTCGGGAACTATCATCTCCTGGGAAAAGTGGAAGCTTCTTTTACCTAACCAATGATGATAAGTACATGATAAAGACCATGAAGAAATCTGAAGTAAAA GTGCTTCTGAGGATGCTCCCAGCCTACTATAATCATGTCCGGGCTTTTGAAAGTACTTTAGTTACCAAGTTTTTTGGCTTGCACTGTGTCAAATTAACTGGGGCTACCCAAAGGAAG GTACGCTTTGTAATTATGGGAAATCTCTTCTGCACTGAGTATGCAATTCATAGGCGCTTCGATCTCAAAGGGTCTTCCCATGGCCGTACAACTGATAAGCCTGAGGAAGAAATTGATGCAAACACTACTTTGAAAGACCTTGACCTTAATTTTATATTCCGACTGCAAAAATCTTGGTTTCAGGATTTCCACAG GCAAGTAGATAGAGACCTCGAGCTTCTCGAGCAGGAAAGGATTATGGATTATAGTCTTTTGGTGGGTGTTCATTTTAGAGAAGTATCCCAAGACATGCTCCCTACTGAAG GTAGTGGTGATAATGACAACACAAGTGAAGCAACTCCCCGCCTTTCAAGAGCAGACATGGATCAGTTTCTTTGTGATCCAACCAG GTGGGCTACAATCAAACTTGGTGTAAACATGCCTGCTAGGGTTGAACGGATAGTGAGGACTGATGTTGAATCCCTGCTGATCGGGGAACCCACAGGGGAATTTTATGATGTGATATTGTTCTTTGGCATCATTGACATTCTCCAAGACTATGACATCAGCAAAAAGCTTGAACATGCCTACAAGTCCATCCAGTATGACCCAACATCAATATCAGCTGTTGACCCAAAGCAATACGCAAAGCGCTTTCGTGACTTCATATTCAGAGTATTCACAGACGACACCTAA